A genome region from Candidatus Hydrogenedentota bacterium includes the following:
- the ispD gene encoding 2-C-methyl-D-erythritol 4-phosphate cytidylyltransferase, translating to MKSALLVPAAGLGLRLGWDGPKALVDLGGAPMLAVTLSRFAAADLTPPAVVTVPPGQAAGFDRAVSALSPFPCAFVEGGAERQDSVLAGLEALPDFTDLVVIHDAARPLVSPEMVQAVMDAAREHGAATAALPVTDTILQADAEAFLADTPDRSLLWACQTPQAFRLDLILEAHRRARREGWRTTDDATLARRAGHPVKLVRGAQENLKVTTPFDLRLALRLRREEKA from the coding sequence ATGAAGTCGGCGCTCCTGGTTCCGGCCGCGGGCCTGGGCCTGCGGCTGGGATGGGACGGGCCGAAGGCCCTGGTGGACCTGGGGGGCGCGCCCATGCTGGCGGTGACCCTTTCTCGTTTCGCGGCGGCGGACCTCACGCCGCCCGCCGTGGTGACGGTGCCCCCCGGCCAGGCCGCCGGTTTCGACCGGGCGGTGTCGGCCCTTTCCCCCTTTCCCTGCGCCTTCGTGGAGGGCGGGGCGGAGCGGCAGGACTCCGTGCTGGCCGGGCTGGAGGCCCTGCCCGACTTCACGGACCTCGTGGTGATCCACGACGCGGCCCGGCCGCTGGTTTCTCCGGAGATGGTGCAGGCGGTCATGGACGCCGCGCGCGAGCACGGCGCCGCCACGGCGGCGCTGCCCGTCACCGACACCATCCTGCAGGCGGACGCGGAGGCCTTTCTGGCGGACACGCCGGACCGATCCCTGCTGTGGGCCTGCCAGACCCCGCAGGCGTTCCGGCTGGACCTCATCCTGGAGGCGCACCGGCGCGCCCGCCGCGAGGGCTGGCGGACGACCGACGACGCGACCCTTGCCCGGCGGGCGGGGCACCCTGTCAAACTGGTGCGGGGCGCCCAGGAAAACCTCAAAGTGACAACGCCGTTTGACCTGCGGCTGGCGCTGCGGCTTCGGCGGGAGGAAAAGGCATGA